One region of Oxalobacteraceae bacterium OTU3CAMAD1 genomic DNA includes:
- a CDS encoding beta-galactosidase — protein MSYAGKFTRGALAIAAALAWSPSAAIAAPKLPETVLFGVAYYDEYTPVDRIDEDVRMMKEAGITVVRIAESTWGTLERSEGVFDFTHVDRMLAAFDKAGIKVIVGTPTYAIPTWLARQHPDVLVTAPKGRADYGPRQNMDITNPDFRRAAERVIVKLIDHVKDHPAVIGYQVDNETKAYFTSGPNVQAAFVAAMRKKFPDLEQLNKAFGLDYWSNRINSWEDFPSVNGSINASLSNAFADFQRGLVTEYLTWQAGLVRARARPDQFITQNFDLGWKDHSYGVQPEVNHWEAAKPLDVAGIDIYHPSQDKLTGAEIAFGGDLTRSLRNGQNYLVMETQAQGFPNWTPYPGQLRLQAFSHLASGANMVAYWHWATTANAIETYWRGVLSQDYQPNEVYAEAKTIGADLQRLGPKLVNLRKKNQVALYVSNTAQAGFDAFKVHTGGKAFTYNEAVRPYYDALYRMNIEADILSPSSTAALSDYKLIVVPSLYAASGAEIAKLNDYAKAGGRVLYTFRSGFSDENTKVRYAVQPGAISEAAGVRYSQFTNPADVTLDGDPFKVGKQDNQARWWMEFLTPTTAKVLARYKHPSWPNYAAVTRNSYGSGEVTYVGFMPTDAVIGKIVAEQVERAGIALPQARYPLIVRGGTLQNGNRVRYLLNYSAKPQRVSYTYANGTELLSGRAVKRGQALELKPWGVAIVEER, from the coding sequence ATGAGCTACGCAGGAAAATTCACGCGGGGCGCGCTCGCCATCGCCGCCGCGCTGGCATGGTCGCCATCGGCCGCCATCGCCGCGCCAAAACTGCCGGAAACGGTGCTGTTCGGCGTCGCCTACTACGACGAATACACCCCGGTCGACCGCATCGACGAGGACGTGCGCATGATGAAGGAAGCCGGCATCACGGTCGTGCGCATCGCCGAGTCCACCTGGGGCACCCTGGAACGCAGCGAAGGCGTGTTCGACTTCACCCATGTCGACCGCATGCTGGCCGCCTTCGACAAGGCCGGCATCAAAGTCATCGTCGGCACGCCGACCTACGCCATCCCCACCTGGCTGGCGCGCCAGCATCCCGACGTATTGGTGACCGCCCCGAAAGGCCGCGCCGACTACGGCCCGCGCCAGAACATGGACATCACCAACCCGGACTTCCGCCGCGCGGCCGAACGGGTGATCGTCAAGCTGATCGACCACGTCAAGGACCACCCGGCCGTCATCGGCTACCAGGTCGACAACGAGACCAAGGCCTACTTCACCAGCGGGCCGAACGTTCAGGCCGCCTTCGTGGCCGCCATGCGCAAGAAGTTCCCGGACCTGGAGCAACTGAACAAAGCCTTCGGCCTGGATTACTGGAGCAACCGCATCAACAGCTGGGAGGATTTCCCGTCGGTGAACGGCTCCATCAACGCCAGCCTGTCCAACGCCTTCGCCGACTTCCAGCGCGGCCTGGTCACCGAGTACCTGACCTGGCAGGCCGGACTGGTGCGTGCCCGCGCCCGCCCCGACCAGTTCATCACCCAGAACTTCGATCTGGGCTGGAAGGACCATTCGTACGGCGTCCAGCCCGAGGTCAACCACTGGGAGGCCGCCAAACCGCTCGACGTCGCCGGCATCGATATCTACCACCCCAGCCAGGACAAGCTGACCGGCGCCGAGATCGCCTTCGGCGGCGACCTGACCCGCTCGCTGCGCAACGGCCAGAACTATCTGGTGATGGAAACGCAGGCGCAAGGCTTCCCCAACTGGACGCCCTACCCCGGCCAGTTGCGCCTGCAGGCGTTCAGCCACCTGGCCAGCGGCGCCAACATGGTCGCCTACTGGCATTGGGCAACCACCGCCAACGCCATCGAAACCTACTGGCGCGGCGTGCTGTCGCAGGACTACCAGCCCAACGAGGTATACGCCGAGGCAAAGACCATCGGCGCCGACCTGCAACGGCTGGGGCCGAAGCTGGTCAACCTGCGCAAGAAAAACCAGGTCGCGCTGTACGTCAGCAACACCGCGCAGGCCGGCTTCGACGCCTTCAAAGTCCACACAGGGGGCAAGGCCTTCACCTACAACGAGGCGGTGCGCCCCTATTACGACGCGCTGTACCGGATGAACATCGAGGCCGACATCCTGTCGCCATCGTCCACCGCCGCGCTGTCGGACTATAAGTTGATCGTGGTGCCGTCGCTGTACGCGGCCAGCGGCGCCGAGATCGCCAAACTGAACGACTACGCCAAGGCGGGCGGACGCGTGCTCTACACCTTCCGCAGCGGCTTCTCCGACGAGAACACCAAGGTGCGCTACGCGGTGCAGCCGGGGGCCATCAGCGAGGCGGCGGGTGTGCGCTACAGCCAGTTCACCAATCCGGCGGATGTGACCCTGGACGGCGATCCGTTCAAGGTCGGCAAGCAGGACAATCAGGCGCGCTGGTGGATGGAGTTCCTGACGCCGACCACCGCCAAAGTGCTGGCGCGCTACAAGCATCCATCATGGCCGAACTACGCCGCCGTCACGCGCAACAGCTACGGCAGCGGCGAGGTAACGTACGTCGGCTTCATGCCGACCGACGCGGTAATCGGCAAGATCGTGGCCGAGCAGGTGGAACGCGCGGGCATCGCGCTGCCGCAGGCGCGCTACCCGCTCATCGTCCGTGGCGGCACGCTACAGAACGGCAACCGG
- a CDS encoding antibiotic biosynthesis monooxygenase gives MSDLIIVATITAHSGSELLVRSALDQIVPPSRAETGCIRYDLHQDLGDPATFVMLEAWDDAEAHALHETTPHFLELVKTIGEVADVKITKLNQLL, from the coding sequence ATGTCAGACCTGATCATCGTCGCCACCATTACCGCCCATTCGGGTTCCGAGCTGCTGGTGCGTTCCGCGCTGGACCAAATCGTGCCGCCGAGCCGCGCCGAAACGGGCTGCATCCGCTACGACCTGCATCAGGATCTGGGCGATCCCGCGACCTTCGTCATGCTCGAAGCCTGGGACGACGCCGAAGCGCATGCGCTGCACGAAACCACGCCGCATTTTCTGGAGCTGGTCAAGACCATCGGCGAGGTGGCCGACGTCAAGATCACCAAGTTGAATCAGTTACTGTGA